The Spinacia oleracea cultivar Varoflay chromosome 2, BTI_SOV_V1, whole genome shotgun sequence DNA segment CTCTAAAAACCATATAAACACACTTTCCTCTGCTCTTCCTCAATCTGCAGCCACCAACCATGAGCTTCTCCTATCTCATTCCTTCACAAAGATCATACTCTCAAGGCCATGGCCACCGGAAAAACAGCTTCCGAAGGCGGTGTTTAACGATCGTTAAGCAGCAGAAGACGAGGGTTTACATCTTACGGCGTTGTGTTACTATGCTTCTTTGTTGGCGTGATCACAGTGTCTCAGATTATTGATTCAATTAAGATTTAAGAATGTTATATATGTATTTTAGAAGATGATGATACCTCTCCATGAG contains these protein-coding regions:
- the LOC110799096 gene encoding small polypeptide DEVIL 10; translation: MSFSYLIPSQRSYSQGHGHRKNSFRRRCLTIVKQQKTRVYILRRCVTMLLCWRDHSVSDY